Proteins encoded in a region of the Xylocopa sonorina isolate GNS202 chromosome 1, iyXylSono1_principal, whole genome shotgun sequence genome:
- the LOC143424740 gene encoding protein unc-93 homolog A → MGSLPNLHELSKDKLESPAYRPAPIGGLGPIRLPAQPPPLAHTHRRARSSGHHHTLWDNDTLLEHMAAYSPISCRSTRTSALSWRRRDSMNSSAGASSVRRLIAAVRAAPSGPRPPKKVILRHCAALLLGHASCSAATLPIFPLQAGLGAFNSYLGPMLLALLFATATITSCFAPILIQRFGTNLAISTSHMATTVFVGLHLYPKWYILLPSYAMLGACVSPNFLARVSHVNTSATSLALVCVDPEDPDETRRECLLRRLNRGIKLAEDIGLALGCLIAAILVKLTDSVPLNTTSSEVNDNCGAEYCPEEIYLYNSTTNLPTLSSGTSKILVSIWLGLAVLGLSISCAFLDSRMKEPQSVNEKHSTPNILASVKAAFLDPKLQLAAPLTLFIGLEQGFIYADFIEAYVVCALGGASTVTISFLALASLQALASVTLSMLLRHIKRYFVVVVGFVFHACLLLVLITWRPSGDDPALFHVISAAWGVCNSIWETLIYTLVLGLYPNSWQGPLSTSLFWKWLGLALTLGLHGLVCTRFRVLGLACVLLLSVVPYIWLEIRLSKRGKSLAPL, encoded by the exons ATGGGTTCCTTGCCGAATCTTCACGAGTTGTCCAAGGACAAACTCGAAAGTCCTGCTTACAGACCGGCCCCAATCGGTGGTCTAGGACCCATACGACTGCCAGCTCAGCCTCCACCGTTAGCACACACTCATAGACGCGCTAGAAGCAGTGGTCATCACCATACTTTGTGGGATAATGATACTTTGCTGGAG CACATGGCAGCATATTCGCCCATCTCCTGCCGCTCGACAAGAACGTCCGCACTGTCGTGGCGTCGACGGGACTCGATGAACTCATCTGCAGGGGCGTCTTCCGTGCGCCGATTAATTGCTGCCGTAAGAGCAGCGCCTTCCGGTCCCAGACCACCGAAGAAGGTGATCCTGAGACACTGCGCTGCACTCCTCTTAGGACACGCGAGCTGTTCGGCCGCTACGCTACCGATATTCCCGTTACAGGCTGGTCTGGGTGCTTTCAACTCTTATCTGGGACCGATGTTACTCGCTCTCTTATTCGCAACCGCAACGATCACTAGCTGTTTCGCGCCGATACTTATACAAAGATTCGGGACAAATCTTGCGATAAGTACTAGTCACATGGCCACCACAGTATTCGTCGGATTACATTTGTATCCAAAGTG GTATATATTGTTACCTAGTTACGCGATGCTAGGCGCGTGTGTGAGTCCAAATTTCTTAGCAAGAGTTTCACATGTAAATACTTCGGCGACGAGTTTAGCTCTAGTATGTGTCGATCCTGAAGATCCTGATGAAACTAGACGCGAGTGCCTTCTGAGAAGACTTAATCGAGGAATCAAATTAGCAGAAGACATAGGTCTCGCACTGG GTTGTTTAATCGCTGCCATACTTGTAAAACTAACAGACTCGGTACCTCTTAATACAACAAGCAGTGAAGTAAATGATAATTGCGGAGCAGAATACTGTCCGGAAGAAATTTATCTTTACAATAGCACAACTAATTTACCTACTTTATCGTCCGGCACATCAAAAATATTGGTCAGCATATGGCTAGGACTTGCGGTCTTAGGTTTAAGTATATCGTGCGCTTTCCTCGACTCTAGAATGAAAGAACCGCAAAGCGTGAATGAAAAGCATAGCACGCCAAATATCCTTGCATCTGTGAAAGCTGCGTTTCTAGACCCTAAATTACAATTAGCTGCACCGTTAACGCTTTTTATCGGACTTGAACAAGGTTTTATTTACGCTGATtttatagaa GCTTATGTAGTCTGTGCTCTGGGAGGAGCTAGCACAGTAACTATAAGTTTTTTAGCATTAGCTTCGTTACAAGCTCTCGCCAGTGTTACTTTATCAATGTTGCTTAGACACATTAAAAGATATTTCGTTGTGG tTGTAGGATTTGTATTCCATGCATGCTTATTGTTGGTCCTGATTACATGGCGACCATCCGGAGATGATCCAGCACTTTTCCATGTTATATCCGCTGCCTGGGGAGTTTGCAACTCCATTTGGGAAACTTTAATATACA CATTAGTATTAGGTTTGTATCCGAATTCGTGGCAAGGACCTTTATCAACGTCTCTCTTCTGGAAATGGCTCGGTCTTGCTCTTACTCTTGGTTTACACGGATTGGTTTGCACGCGATTTCGAGTACTTGGCCTCGCTTGTGTGCTATTACTCTCTGTAGTTCCTTACATATGGCTAGAAATCAGATTGTCCAAGAGGGGGAAAAGTTTGGCGCCCTTGTGA
- the LOC143424942 gene encoding uncharacterized protein LOC143424942 — protein sequence MGEYVLENEINIATDDNNVSNTYVFIPLVFQYVEKKGEAINEALSIWCTNTLKRTGGRWTCTFMCMHTYVEDRIPPGARDGALNEKRGSVEPSFIRKCPRNLPRKGHLCIDKVLSINHTYSTVPTTQTPDYPGDVTHYANGKSFYKVIPRK from the exons ATGGG AGAATATGTTTTAGAGAACGAGATAAATATCGCAACAGATGATAACAACGTTTCGAATACTTACGTATTTATTCCGCTTGTCTTTCAGTACGTCGAGAAGAAAGGGGAGGCAATTAACGAAGCACTGTCAATTTGGTGCACAAACACATTGAAGCGAACCGGAGGAAGGTGGACATGTACTTTTATGTGTATGCACACATATGTAGAAGACCGAATCCCTCCGGGTGCGAGGGATGGAGCGTTAAATGAGAAACGCGGCAGTGTTGAACCTTCATTTATAAGAAAGTGTCCGCGAAATCTACCGAGGAAGGGGCACCTGTGCATTGACAAG GTTCTTTCTATTAATCATACGTACAGTACAGTCCCGACTACCCAAACGCCCGATTATCCAGGTGATGTCACGCATTATGCTAATGGAAAATCATTTTATAAAGTAATTCCGCGTAAGTAA